From Oncorhynchus nerka isolate Pitt River linkage group LG1, Oner_Uvic_2.0, whole genome shotgun sequence, the proteins below share one genomic window:
- the LOC135564481 gene encoding LOW QUALITY PROTEIN: CD276 antigen homolog (The sequence of the model RefSeq protein was modified relative to this genomic sequence to represent the inferred CDS: deleted 1 base in 1 codon): MSSHPIIGILGKSIMFPCSLNSSAPVVPARLTLYWTARLKHQKEEQVVHALYNGEENNDPQFPVYKNRTQIFKDQLSSGNFSLLLKDLRVEDDLATFFLFYHQEDGDYNTLNQNKEMCLTTVKVAKSYHKPIVTVNYEEWKAECTSQGGYPKPRLTWTNQNGLLDLEVPQIVQDAGSGTWNISSTVNITENQTVTCTIFNPTLKETLNTTRSTGGEKEGLSIGIKAGIGVLAVAVIGPALVLVCWKSDMQRNGADTQEMSPLRHSLLQRVLTTKC, encoded by the exons ATGTCGAGCCATCCCATCATTGGGATTCTTGGAAAGTCCATCATGTTTCCTTGCAGCCTGAATTCATCTGCACCCGTTGTCCCAGCAAGACTCACACTCTACTGGACAGCAAGACTCAAGCACCAGAAGGAGGAGCAAGTGGTCCATGCCTTATACAACGGAGAAGAGAACAACGACCCCCAATTTCCAGTCTACAAAAACAGGACGCAAATCTTCAAGGACCAGCTTTCTTCTGGGAATTTCTCCCTCTTGCTCAAAGATTTAAGGGTTGAAGATGACCTCGCAACCTTTTTCCTCTTTTATCATCAAGAGGATGGAGATTACAACACACTTAACCAAAACAAAGAGATGTGCTTGACCACTGTGAAAGTAGCAA AAAGCTACCATAAACCCATTGTGACAGTGAACTATGAAGAATGGAAGGCAGAATGCACTTCTCAGGGAGGCTACCCTAAACCTAGACTGACCTGGACCAATCAGAACGGCTTACTAGACCTCGAGGTTCCTCAGATTGTTCAGGATGCAGGAAGTGGAACATGGAACATTTCCAGCACGGTGAACATCACAGAGAATCAGACTGTGACATGCACCATCTTCAACCCGACTCTGAAAGAGACCTTGAACACCACAAGATCAACAG GCGGGGAGAAGGAGGGCCTCTCGATCGGCATAAAAGCAGGGATTGGTGTTCTGGCTGTTGCCGTGATTGGTCCTGCACTGGTGTTAGTCTGCTGGAAAAGTGA CATGCAACGGAATGGC GCCGATACACAGGAGATGAGCCCACTACGACATAGCCTACTCCAACGTGTGCTTACTACAAAGTGTTAA